A window of the Salvelinus sp. IW2-2015 linkage group LG3, ASM291031v2, whole genome shotgun sequence genome harbors these coding sequences:
- the LOC111952457 gene encoding NEDD4-binding protein 1: MASALSHLSPMSGREREGWSDGGGEDQVEDEFACSGALRGALLSFHPSLERIFGVSFMIGREEDAVLPHDGQIWLKLTGGRNDVVAAKLFVKGVVNQEAPQEVPYPGVLHCVFCGARGLFMDCLIRNTSARIVVVSPGFLLISGLAEPVVRAYSLITDLVERSKGTQGQLSEPSDRTAGETLDSRRAFKSLVERWDDRHTLDLLVLPGAVKETLLDLVRESGLGSNTGPGGLNPGHGGSNPGHGYLNPGPELGLNLGLGGSRDGVGLMDTDTQRLWDSQYELEALTLMDTRIGTRAGEARDIQEVQGISMTKSTTKPSEHSYHNQDPGLRNIEQFSHQTFTTAPVKGREGSRYGTHGGIGIGNEAAPRDPIFHSFPQKEDIRGRAEGSEGAKEVQGHSPQEVKEEGHLEEEEEMETEEGEGNMMSVGSKEEFGLLLKFFTAMGYAEDVVLRVLAQTRPREASQILDLVQQEQNRTRLAMNGLVELAHREVEERGREGEECGGEEVRGKRSGIDKRVEMEGGVGEGVRAREEQREEKGRGGESAGLSEEVDRGRGEGGRESDEGNSKGGEVGNEEDFVLGVLKRAAANCGYTEEKVTEVYSTLPELSIRQLLLELQREGTRETEAKSQDRVRDEPREVNEVDSEVRKKKCRKEETEKERGEERKAPAQTFTTTENRGVERKNAKGERKTDEVGGVKVPNQTVDGPVRVEPDLAQWNAVMNQVPFPTHGLQKNPTQTRQLPAQTHTPRRASPPLVRGPPQPTYPIILPPQPTNLPLFPHQLVYPLTQPHQTTLDSALTVNNSSATRVKEKWGFLTLATEVPERKGLPAPAVERWGLPPMAAGSLVTGQQRFLEGLQTPFDLKLTDQPGDPGLRMVVIDGSNVAMSHGLGHFFSCRGIALAVQHFWNRGHRRVSTFLPQWRQKRDSRIKEQHYLTDLQNLGLLSYTPSREIEGKRINSYDDRFMLQLAQETDGVIVTNDNLRDLLDESHKWRDIIKKRLLQYTFVGDHFMVPDDPLGREGPHLDDFLRSLHRTPVPGSHSFAGIASTPFPQAPRAQTEVLKSSQARGRGKRKGQAKAGHGSPGMDLVPGMGLGLDMERSAAETSRLRESLSQVFPGQDSIVTLVLQCNPTVTDINSLSDFMLQQ; this comes from the exons ATGGCCTCTGCCCTGAGCCATCTCTCTCCAAtgtctggaagagagagagaaggatggagtgatggaggaggagaggaccaggTGGAGGATGAGTTTGCATGTTCCGGCGCGCTACGCGGAGCCCTACTGTCCTTCCACCCCTCCCTGGAGAGGATATTTGGGGTGTCCTTTATGATcgggagagaggaggatgctgTGTTGCCACATGATGGACAGATCTGGCTTAAACTAACAGGAGGAAGGAACGACGTTGTGGCTGCCAAA ttgTTTGTTAAGGGAGTTGTGAACCAGGAGGCCCCGCAGGAGGTTCCGTATCCAGGGGTCCTTCACTGTGTCTTCTGTGGAGCACGGGGGCTGTTCATGGACTGCCTGATCAGAAACACCTCTGCTCGCATAGTG GTGGTTTCCCCAGGTTTCCTGCTCATCTCAGGTCTGGCAGAACCAGTGGTCAGGGCCTACTCCCTGATCACAGACCTTGTGGAGCGGTCCAAGGGCACCCAGGGACAACTCAGCGAGCCTAGTGACAGGACAGCAGGCGAGACCCTGGATTCTCGTCGGGCCTTCAAGTCCCTGGTGGAGAGATGGGATGACAGGCACACTCTGGACCTGCTAGTGCTACCGGGAGCAGTGAAGGAGACTTTACTGGATCTGGTGAGGGAATCTGGGCTGGGATCTAACACTGGTCCCGGGGGCTTGAACCCGGGTCATGGGGGTTCAAACCCAGGTCATGGGTATTTAAATCCCGGTCCAGAGCTGGGCTTGAACCTTGGTCTTGGGGGGTCTAGAGACGGAGTGGGTCTAATGGACACTGATACACAGAGACTATGGGACAGCCAATACGAATTAGAGGCACTAACACTTATGGATACCAGAATAGGGACCAGAGCTGGAGAGGCAAGGGACATACAGGAAGTGCAGGGGATTTCAATGACCAAATCAACGACCAAACCTTCCGAACATTCCTACCACAACCAAGACCCTGGTCTACGGAATATTGAACAGTTTTCTCACCAGACGTTCACTACCGCACCTGTAAAAGGTAGAGAGGGAAGCAGATATGGTACACACGGAGGGATAGGGATTGGGAACGAAGCAGCCCCCCGAGATCCCATCTTCCACTCTTTCCCCCAAAAAGAAGACATTCGTGGTCGAGCCGAGGGGTCGGAGGGGGCAAAAGAGGTACAAGGGCATTCCCCACAGGAGGTAAAGGAGGAGGGACacctggaagaggaggaggagatggagacagaggagggagaagggaacaTGATGTCAGTAGGGAGCAAGGAGGAGTTTGGCCTGCTTCTGAAGTTCTTCACGGCTATGGGCTATGCGGAAGACGTGGTACTGAGGGTCCTagcccagaccagacccagagaAGCTTCCCAGATCCTGGACCTGGTGCAACAAGAGCAGAACCGGACCAGACTGGCCATGAACGGCCTTGTGGAGCTAGCGcatagagaggtggaggagaggggaagagagggggaggagtgcgGAGGTGAAGaagtgagaggaaagagaagcGGTATAGATAAaagagtggagatggagggaggcgtGGGAGAAGGGGTGAGGGCTAGAGAAGagcaaagagaggagaagggaagagggggggAGAGTGCAGGATTGTCTGAAGaggtagacagagggagaggtgaggggggcaGGGAGAGCGATGAAGGGAACAGtaagggaggagaggtggggaaCGAGGAGGATTTTGTACTGGGGGTGCTGAAGAGGGCTGCGGCCAACTGTGGGTACACAGAGGAGAAGGTAACAGAAGTATACAGTACGTTACCTGAACTGTCCATACGTCAGCTACTCCTGGAGCTACAGAGAGAAGGCACCAGAGAGACAGAAGCCAAATCCCAGGACAGGGTACGTGACGAACCAAGAGAGGTGAATGAGGTTGACTCAGAGGTACGGAAAAAGAAGTGCAGAAAAGAGgaaacggagaaggagaggggtgaagagaggaAGGCACCGGCACAAACATTCACAACTACTGAAAACCGAGGAGTAGAAAGGAAGAATGCCAAAGGTGAAAGGAAGACGGATGAGGTAGGAGGAGTGAAAGTGCCAAACCAAACCGTTGATGGCCcagttagggttgaaccggatCTGGCTCAGTGGAATGCTGTGATGAACCAGGTTCCGTTCCCGACCCATGGTCTCCAGAAGAACCCCACACAGACACGACAGCTGCCCGCCCAGACACACACCCCCCGTCGAGCCAGCCCCCCTTTAGTCAGAGGGCCTCCCCAGCCCACCTACCCCATCATACTACCTCCACAACCCACCAACCTTCCCTTATTTCCCCATCAACTCGTTTACCCTCTCACCCAGCCACACCAGACCACCTTAGACTCCGCCCTCACCGTGAATAACTCCTCAGCAACcagagtgaaggagaaatggggttTCCTTACCCTAGCAACAGAGGTTCCAGAAAGAAAGGGTCTCCCTGCCCCGGCTGTTGAAAGATGGGGTCTCCCGCCCATGGCAGCAGGGTCTTTAGTGACGGGGCAGCAGCGCTTCCTGGAAGGACTACAGACGCCCTTTGACCTCAAGCTGACTGACCAACCAGGAGACCCAGGGCTCAGGATGGTGGTCATCGACGGGAGCAATGTTGCCATGAG TCACGGTCTGGGTCATTTCTTCTCGTGTCGAGGAATCGCCCTGGCCGTGCAACACTTCTGGAACCGCGGCCATCGCAGAGTCAGCACCTTCCTGCCCCAGTGGAGGCAGAAGAGAGACTCCCGGATCAAAG AGCAGCACTACCTTACTGACCTCCAGAACCTGGGTCTGCTCTCCTACACCCCCTCCAGAGAGATCGAGGGGAAGAGGATAAACTCATACGATGACAG GTTCatgctgcagctggcccaggagACGGATGGAGTGATCGTGACAAATGACAACCTTAGAGACCTGCTGGATGAGTCCCATAAATGGAGAGACATCATCAAGAaaag ACTCCTCCAGTACACGTTTGTAGGTGATCACTTCATGGTGCCTGATGACCCGCTGGGCCGAGAAGGACCCCATCTGGATGACTTCCTACGCTCACTGCACAG gactcCTGTCCCAGGCAGTCACTCATTTGCGGGCATTGCCTCCACCCCCTTCCCCCAAGCTCCCAGGGCCCAGACAGAGGTCCTGAAGTCCAGCCAGGCCCGTGGCAGAGGGAAAAGGAAGGGGCAGGCTAAGGCTGGACACGGTAGCCCTGGAATGGACCTTGTTCCGGGGATGGGCCTTGGCCTGGATATGGAGAGGAGTGCAGCAGAGACCTCCAGACTTAGGGAGAGCTTATCCCAGGTGTTCCCAGGACAAGACAGCATTGTTACTCTGGTGCTGCAGTGTAACCCTACAGTGACTGACATCAATTCACTGTCAGACTTTATGCTGCAGCAATAG